In Drosophila pseudoobscura strain MV-25-SWS-2005 chromosome 4, UCI_Dpse_MV25, whole genome shotgun sequence, the following proteins share a genomic window:
- the Ugt307A1 gene encoding UDP-glucuronosyltransferase 1-1 — protein MNRPPVSHILLWMLAICSAVGVESHHILGLFVNLHRSQLLVHMAVTRALLQRGHQLTLVTTLPLEEVELEGNVTHILVPWQQPADEDHLGSATDWLLRLQRMFNRLEQSGDLLDQPAWKDFMRLSPKPHFDLLLLGYHFNDHLLGVAAHFNCPAAIISTQQPIGFVNSLMGNPEERWYVPQPYDSRQRSGISAWLFGAWEKLMEAVARRVLRRIYSSHFPEPHYPPFETMRRSVALALNNHHMISEGPIAPLLPSMVDIGGILLEQKLNETFLEVSGNRSLIVFSLGTRFTWKRSPDHFVQTFTQAFAQFPDYDIYWTYDGPNASEIMSHHSHLKLAKWWPQRQLLGQQQACLFITHGGKGSLTEALYYGVPMVGLPLMGDQRANLLKMGAKGWGMTLSTQNLSHAELSKAMSSALSHSRYSKSISKASHLYRDRPMNASDVATFWLEYVIRHRGAKHLYSPARQLDFMQYYSLDVYAVVYGGLVLLIAVLRRINSRLSVTRSIV, from the exons ATGAACCGACCGCCGGTCAGCCATATACTGCTGTGGATGCTAGCCATCTGCAGCGCGGTAGGGGTGGAGTCCCATCATATACTGGGCCTCTTTGTCAACTTGCATCGCTCCCAGCTGCTGGTGCACATGGCCGTGACTCGTGCTTTGCTGCAACGGGGTCATCAGCTGACTTTGGTCACCACGCTCCCGTTGGAGGAGGTGGAATTGGAGGGCAATGTCACTCACATACTGGTGCCGTGGCAACAGCCGGCGGATGAAGATCATCTTGGGTCCGCAACGGATTGGCTGCTGCGCTTGCAACGGATGTTCAACCGCTTGGAGCAGTCGGGGGATCTGCTCGACCAGCCTGCCTGGAAAGATTTCATGAGGCTGTCACCCAAACCCCACTTCGATCTGTTGCTTTTGGGCTACCATTTCAACGATCATCTGTTGGGCGTGGCTGCCCACTTCAACTGTCCAGCGGCGATCATCTCCACCCAACAGCCGATTGGATTTGTCAACAGTCTCATGGGGAATCCCGAGGAGCGCTGGTACGTCCCCCAACCATATGACAGTCGCCAGCGTAGTGGAATCTCTGCCTGGCTCTTTGGCGCGTGGGAAAAGTTGATGGAAGCGGTGGCTCGGAGAGTTCTGCGAAGGATTTACAG TTCACATTTTCCCGAACCCCACTATCCACCATTCGAGACAATGCGTCGTTCTGTCGCCTTGGCCCTGAATAATCATCACATGATCAGCGAGGGCCCCATTGCTCCCCTATTGCCGAGCATGGTGGACATAGGTGGGATACTCTTAGAGCAGAAGTTAAATGAGACTTTCCTAGAGGTATCGGGGAATCGCTCGCTCATAGTGTTCAGTCTGGGCACCCGCTTCACTTGGAAAAGATCTCCTGACCATTTTGTTCAGACCTTTACACAGGCGTTCGCTCAGTTTCCCGACTACGATATCTATTGGACCTACGATGGACCCAATGCCAGTGAAATTATGTCGCATCATTCTCATCTGAAGTTGGCCAAATGGTGGCCCCAGCGGCAGTTGCTGGGTCAGCAGCAGGCATGCCTCTTCATCACCCACGGAGGCAAGGGCAGCCTCACCGAAGCTTTGTATTACGGAGTGCCCATGGTGGGGCTGCCACTGATGGGAGATCAGCGCGCCAACCTTCTCAAGATGGGAGCCAAAGGCTGGGGTATGACTTTGTCTACGCAGAATCTCAGCCATGCAGAGCTCTCAAAGGCGATGAGCAGTGCTCTCAGCCACTCGCGTTACTCGAAGAGCATATCGAAAGCTTCCCATCTCTACCGCGATCGTCCGATGAATGCCAGCGACGTGGCAACCTTTTGGCTGGAGTATGTCATACGTCACAGGGGGGCCAAGCACTTGTACAGTCCCGCCCGGCAGCTGGACTTTATGCAGTACTACTCACTCGATGTCTATGCTGTTGTCTATGGCGGACTGGTGCTGCTGATAGCAGTCTTGAGGAGGATAAACAGCAGGCTTTCTGTGACTAGAAGTATCGTTTAA
- the Nuf2 gene encoding myosin heavy chain, cardiac muscle isoform — protein MAKNPTITDEMEMVIQQGNTLLPDLHIRPSDLANPTEAFLTKVYVHYLRCFGLRVDPPFNVDNESTDTSREKRVFLIKLCRQVERIVQVTFPNKTYTYLDIIRPAPKKTIKTLDPLFNYLAYYKMFKRSVLMPVEESIKTREALIAEITSKRCQLENRKEKAATVKTDIENCQASINELLEELPRAQAEVTKDNKTCAEQRLEMDSLENQHTELTNQIRHWEQLVVEDDEVLTLKKQIEDISQDIENCKDELAGQEKVFNDQRHQIETNLNMVNEIEKALEVLPSNCLDEYKENLKQQELVEKQLSALEAQNQKILNEIETNNVELQQSAEQFQICKHKYDEECQKLQQQIDARKTAFEEQKKTEEERTKNMEALQRQLKEQELMGKMIEEMFLELGKNGKST, from the exons ATGGCCAAAAACCCGACAATAACCGACGAGATGGAAATGGTGATCCAGCAAGGAAACACCCTGCTGCCGGATCTGCACATACGCCCCAGCGACCTCGCCAACCCGACAGAGGCTTTCCTCACCAAAGTCTATGTTCACTATTTGCGCTGCTTTGGACTTCGTGTGGACCCACCATTCAATGTTGACAACGAGAGCACTGATACGTCGCGGGAGAAGCGCGTCTTCCTGATCAAGCTGTGCCGCCAAGTGGAGCGGATAGTGCAAGTCACTTTTCCCAACAAGACGTACACATACCTGGACATTATCAGGCCAG CTCCAAAGAAGACAATCAAAACACTAGATCCCCTGTTCAACTACTTGGCCTACTACAAAATGTTTAAGAGGTCGGTTCTGATGCCCGTAGAGGAGAGTATTAAAACGCGGGAAGCCCTCATCGCTGAAATCACATCCAAGCGCTGTCAGTTGGAGAATCGAAAGGAGAAAGCAGCCACTGTTAAAACAGATATTGAAAACTGCCAAGCCTCCATAAACGAGTTGCTCGAGGAGCTGCCCAGGGCTCAAGCCGAGGTGACCAAAGATAACAAGACATGTGCCGAACAGAGATTAGAAATGGATTCGCTGGAGAACCAGCATACAGAGCTCACCAATCAGATCCGCCACTGGGAGCAGCTGGTCGTGGAGGATGACGAGGTGCTGACTCTAAAGAA GCAAATCGAAGACATTTCACAAGATATAGAGAATTGCAAGGATGAGTTGGCCGGCCAGGAAAAAGTCTTCAACGATCAACGCCATCAAATAGAAACCAATCTGAATATGGTCAATGAGATAGAGAAGGCCTTGGAAGTGCTGCCGTCCAATTGTTTGGACGAGTACAAGGAGAACCTCAAGCAGCAGGAGCTCGTAGAGAAGCAGCTGTCAGCCCTGGAGGCCCAGAATCAGAAGATCCTCAACGAAATTGAGACCAACAACGTGGAGCTCCAGCAGTCCGCCGAGCAGTTCCAAATATGCAAGCACAAGTACGATGAGGAGTGCCAAAAGCTCCAGCAGCAAATCGATGCGCGAAAGACCGCCTTTGAGGAGCAGAAAAAAACTGAGGAAGAGCGAACCAAGAACATGGAAGCACTGCAGAGACAATTAAAAGAACAAGAACTAATGGGCAAAATGATTGAAGAGATGTTTCTGGAACTTGGCAAAAACGGAAAATCCACTTAA
- the LOC6903295 gene encoding dynein-1-beta heavy chain, flagellar inner arm I1 complex has protein sequence MTSSSAVEDEHLTDSDLSDDEERNVEQRQEEQRVETPRPVYSDEELHQLVEFIQRMCVLSCLDHRDWHENSMDTIRRWLLEVNEPLLTVSYDGSTLTACLGFPTTYITDMSYFRREPNEIFSVEAFHDEIQFGTVHSDVDGCLLHVLEWLYMPFFRNYPEWNDTVRQRFCSSMDRFLGFLTGMHYQIGGMAVLYVPYVIKQLGGGDEEGSAGVGKVDRQLVKSLEGIALYWTTQIRTLLGDCTLTVPHDLVTVRDEFEFWEYRYEVLQGINAQLAQSDVDKVFRVLRQSNSVHMPQVDDLIASAKMELVQSLSNIKYLHLLIEPCSKIDLSNSPAELTKLLPRIIHLVRYIWLNSEYYNTRELITGLFRNLSNQIIMFCTQQTKVQEILEGRPRFGIEICNMSIDCCLVYKGIYEEISSQHSQVGWQLDEGIIFNHVDAFVERLNDVIDICESMIVFGRLDENETIPRAEFGGSRGEELDTIAANVENTFLQTLKKLQRCSGSQSIILNVHREDWYDQVAMYRTNVQHLEETVQRLIFNVFQHVCNVEEALEGLQALLFYSYRHRGTLRKTFLREVSRLWRMFSQEMDATSRKLLECRQQQESWLSHHVSRALNYRINLERLTWLRNRLKNAEWLPTVKEAAATLAKFDSLRKEYERESHQAYEDWQTACCGWSADLNQRLERYLIIRSKQARGLLECNIDPAVVEICEQAQHFERLGFPIPSTIKKFYERCECLRSVYNSVTQLCLSYNRILMGLTDRERKLFRPLVLACDRHLAPGIFKFTYGADLSEQSFFEDCGEFIQDFQQIVHIYKRANRGVARCCEKICDTTLLRFNFMGAVDISVLQQQLSGWLASAGDTLRNYYNNILELLSAFSRQFHLVKDEMSAEWILYVNGLDDMLANALMTSARSSLTKLYEALHRDEDMAPAPILVLESDVKDGRIVFSPDMDEIATVLCGVIDNIRCMLDQFPRLGYKLRLPKAAQRQGFAGVFREDQECSELMRSIQAEISKQRQEMESYQEQWNHHRMLWETTEEQFTERLMKSARTAGVFEGGIEHYSALADDVSFVDAITNVYFILINQNALKSTILDWIEKWQALNIKMLLDHATNWMRGTYRYMRRNERNVMKVPRTIRETVAAKQLFERLIQELPLKQATFTPMLELFVLLHKYQVNLAEKTHEQVLGLESAWLHYLQTLSEADEMLDNEGDENKLELAKQAEKFKFILKEFLEDFYSKLPKK, from the exons ATGACGTCCTCTAGCGCTGTAGAAGATGAGCACCTTACAGACTCCGATTTAAGCGATGATGAGG AGCGCAACGTGGAGCAGcgccaggaggagcagcgtGTTGAGACACCGCGACCGGTGTACAGTGACGAGGAGTTGCACCAGTTGGTGGAGTTCATACAACGCATGTGTGTGCTGAGCTGCTTGGACCATCGGGACTGGCATGAGAACTCAATGGACACCATTCGCCGGTGGCTGTTGGAGGTCAACGAGCCCCTGCTGACTGTTTCCTATGATGGGAGCACTCTTACCGCCTGCCTGGGCTTTCCCACCACGTACATTACCGACATGAGCTACTTTCGTCGCGAACCGAACGAGATCTTCAGTGTGGAGGCCTTCCACGACGAGATCCAATTCGGAACGGTTCATAGCGATGTGgatggctgcctgctgcatgtCCTGGAGTGGCTATATATGCCCTTCTTTCGGAACTATCCCGAATGGAATGATACTGTCCGGCAGCGCTTTTGCTCGagcatggatcgctttctggGATTTCTCACTGGAATGCATTACCAGATTGGTGGCATGGCCGTTCTCTATGTCCCCTATGTGATCAAACAGCTCGGAGGCGGTGACGAAGAAGGTTCGGCTGGAGTGGGTAAGGTGGACAGGCAGCTGGTTAAGAGCCTGGAAGGCATTGCTCTCTATTGGACAACTCAAATTCGTACTTTGCTGGGGGATTGCACATTGACGGTGCCCCACGATTTGGTCACAGTGCGTGATGAGTTTGAGTTCTGGGAATATCGTT ATGAAGTCCTGCAGGGAATCAACGCACAATTGGCCCAGTCGGATGTAGACAAGGTTTTCCGTGTTCTACGACAGTCCAACTCCGTTCACATGCCCCAAGTGGATGACCTAATAGCGTCGGCCAAGATGGAGCTTGTTCAGTCATTGTCTAACATCAAGTATCTCCATTTGCTGATCGAGCCCTGCTCCAAAATTGATCTGTCCAACAGCCCCGCAGAGCTTACAAAACTTCTGCCCAGAATAATCCATCTTGTGCGCTACATCTGGCTGAATTCGGAGTATTATAATACGCGGGAGCTCATCACCGGTCTCTTTCGGAATCTCAGCAATCAGATTATAATGTTCTGCACGCAACAGACCAAAGTGCAGGAGATACTCGAGGGACGGCCGCGCTTTGGCATCGAGATTTGCAACATGTCGATCGATTGCTGCCTGGTTTACAAGGGAATCTATGAGGAAATATCGAGCCAGCACAGCCAAGTGGGTTGGCAGCTAGACGAGGGGATCATCTTCAACCATGTGGATGCATTTGTGGAGCGGCTCAACGATGTGATTGACATTTGTGAGTCGATGATTGTATTTGGCCGTTTGGATGAGAACGAGACCATACCTAGGGCGGAGTTTGGTGGCTCCAGGGGCGAGGAGCTGGACACGATTGCCGCCAATGtggaaaatacatttttgcagACTCTCAAGAAGCTGCAACGCTGCAGTGGCTCACAGTCGATCATCCTAAATGTCCATCGCGAGGACTGGTATGACCAGGTGGCCATGTATCGCACCAATGTCCAGCACTTGGAGGAAACAGTCCAGCGTCTGATCTTCAATGTATTTCAGCATGTCTGCAATGTGGAGGAGGCCCTGGAAGGCCTGCAAGCCTTGCTTTTCTACTCCTATCGCCATCGCGGCACTCTGAGGAAGACCTTCCTTCGGGAGGTGAGTCGCTTGTGGCGCATGTTCTCCCAGGAAATGGATGCCACTTCGAGGAAGCTGCTGGAGTGTCGACAGCAACAAGAGTCCTGGCTCTCCCATCACGTGTCCCGTGCCCTCAATTACCGCATCAATCTGGAACGCCTCACCTGGCTGCGGAATCGATTGAAGAATGCCGAATGGTTGCCGACAGTCAAGGAGGCTGCTGCCACGCTGGCCAAATTCGACTCGCTGCGCAAGGAGTACGAAAGAGAGTCGCATCAGGCCTATGAGGATTGGCAAACGGCATGCTGTGGCTGGTCAGCCGATCTCAACCAGAGGCTCGAGCGTTATCTGATAATACGCAGCAAGCAGGCGAGAGGTCTGCTGGAGTGCAACATAGATCCGGCTGTCGTCGAAATATGCGAGCAGGCACAGCATTTTGAGCGGTTGGGTTTCCCCATACCCAGTACCATCAAAAAGTTCTACGAGCGCTGCGAATGCCTGAGATCTGTGTACAATAGCGTCACCCAACTGTGTCTCAGCTACAACCGCATCCTGATGGGCCTTACAGATCGAGAGCGGAAACTATTTCGACCGCTGGTCCTGGCCTGCGATCGGCACTTGGCTCCGGGCATCTTTAAGTTCACCTACGGGGCCGATTTAAGCGAGCAATCGTTCTTTGAAGATTGCGGTGAGTTTATTCAAGACTTTCAGCAGATCGTCCACATCTATAAGCGAGCCAATCGGGGCGTGGCCAGGTGCTGCGAAAAGATTTGCGATACCACCCTGCTGCGGTTTAATTTCATGGGTGCCGTGGACATATccgtgctgcagcagcaactatCCGGCTGGCTAGCGAGTGCTGGCGATACACTAAGGaattattacaataatattttGGAGTTGCTTTCCGCATTCAGCAGGCAGTTCCATTTGGTCAAAGATGAG ATGTCTGCCGAGTGGATTCTTTATGTGAACGGTCTGGATGATATGCTGGCCAACGCCTTAATGACCAGTGCTCGCAGTTCATTGACAAAGCTCTACGAAGCCCTTCATCGCGACGAGGACATGGCCCCTGCCCCCATATTGGTACTGGAATCGGATGTCAAGGATGGTCGGATTGTGTTTAGCCCAGATATGGATGAAATTGCTACCGTTCTGTGTGGAGTAATTGACAATATCCGCTGCATGCTGGATCAGTTCCCCAGACTGGGCTACAAGCTGAGGCTGCCCAAGGCCGCGCAGCGTCAGGGATTCGCTGGAGTGTTTCGCGAGGATCAGGAGTGCTCCGAGCTGATGCGCAGCATCCAAGCGGAAATATccaagcagcggcaggagaTGGAAAGCTATCAAGAGCAGTGGAACCACCATCGCATGCTGTGGGAAACCACAGAAGAACAGTTCACCGAACGGCTGATGAAAAGCGCCCGGACAGCGGGAGTGTTTGAAGGTGGCATCGAACATTATAGTGCCCTGGCCGATGATGTGTCCTTTGTGGATGCCATCACGAATGTTTATTTCATATTAATCAATCAGAATGCCCTGAAAAGCACTATATTGGATTGGATAGAGAAATGGCAGGCATTGAATATTAAAATGCTGTTGGATCATGCCACCAATTGGATGCGAG GCACCTATCGCTATATGCGACGGAATGAGAGGAATGTAATGAAGGTACCGCGCACCATTCGCGAAACGGTGGCTGCCAAACAGCTCTTCGAGCGTTTGATCCAAGAGCTGCCCCTCAAACAGGCGACCTTTACACCCATGCTGGAGCTCTTTGTACTGCTCCACAAGTACCAAGTGAATCTGGCCGAGAAGACGCATGAGCAGGTGCTTGGCTTGGAGTCCGCTTGGCTGCACTACCTTCAGACCTTGAGCGAGGCTGATGAGATGCTCGACAATGAAGGCGATGAAAACAAATTGGAGCTGGCCAAGCAAGCGGAAAAGTTCAAGTTTATATTGAAAGAATTCCTCGAGGATTTTTACTCGAAATTACCCAAGAAATAG
- the Sem1 gene encoding probable 26S proteasome complex subunit sem1, which yields MSAPDKEKEKEKEEATNKGEDLGLLEEDDEFEEFPAEDFRVGDDEEELNVWEDNWDDDNVEDDFSQQLKAHLESKKMET from the exons ATGTCGGCACCCGATAAGgaaaaggagaaagagaaggaggaggccaCCAACAAGGGCGAGGACTTGGGTCTGCTCGAGGAAGACGACGAGTTCGAAGAGTTTCCGGCTGAAG ACTTCCGTGTCggcgacgacgaggaggagctcAACGTGTGGGAGGACAACTGGGACGATGATAACGTGGAGGATGACTTCAGCCAGCAGCTGAAGGCGCATCTGGAGAGCAAGAAAATGGAAACATAg
- the Mnn1 gene encoding menin, with the protein MSTVTRSASASPMALNGIIDASLFPLRSTADVVNLFRRSLTTGIEPDLTLLSIVVGYIELSLTTGEAASQAAAAAAAAAAAAAADMTQTATGGSDVIMGNSVPFPVVTHELIAGLYKKFQTILSVVEKPKPHRQATREIIKKVSDVIWNSLIRSSYKDRAHLQNLYSYLSGNKLDCFGVALAVVAGCQLLGYKDVRLAISEDHAWVVFGQKRVETIEVTWHGKGSEDKRGQDIRPGIESGSWLYLGGLAVVCERGMEVAAICAALNISLTANSDCVEVADLQQQLLWLLYDLGHLKRYPMALGTLGELEEIHRTHSSITCEQLYREAIDSARTHYRNHHVYPYTYQGNYYNRLLKYRDAFAAWANAADVIRLYTYQCRDDEEIYKELLDIANELIPYVMKTESSGHSARSILRDAEVFANLLRFYDGICQWEEDSLTPILHIGWAKPLVNNITKFDYDIRSQVVIKMPEDLEAEQAQAAALEAKEAAAAAAAAAAAAMMAAGAEALEGNNNTLMKKDEKTKSSELPTTLADLTAACGEKILNPDFLLQGGGQPFAEQKQQTSLGDTENTEPHNNNNNSNSNNNNHHNAEKEATKTTTAATATTTTTASVTTSNGGSTSSSSSHCHSVAIQLPVTSEASHHAGQTQTQIQIQQPQHKEAKPEPEATAPDDYDPFEIMLKRPVIALYSQKMKGLKDLLLAEKLNTHAISLQVTAQSVASRKVRGVAEKQSAATISATITVASSSSSTEGGVGGGSGSGGSGSAGGASLGASSPGGDSIAASRPKRTRRE; encoded by the exons ATGTCAACGGTCACGCggagcgccagcgccagccccATGGCTCTCAATGGCATCATCGACGCCAGTCTCTTTCCGCTGAGGTCCACCGCGGACGTAGTGAATTTGTTCCGTCGTTCCCTCACCACCGGTATTGAGCCCGATCTGACCCTGCTCTCCATTGTGGTGGGGTATATCGAGCTCTCGCTGACCACGGGAGAGGCGGCGTCTCAGgcggccgccgcagccgctgccgccgccgctgctgcagcagctgacATGACGCAGACAGCGACAG GCGGTAGCGACGTGATCATGGGCAACAGCGTTCCCTTCCCGGTGGTGACCCACGAGCTGATTGCGGGCCTGTACAAGAAGTTCCAGACAATCCTATCGGTGGTGgagaagccaaagccacaccGACAGGCCACGCGCGAGATCATCAAGAAGGTGTCGGACGTTATATGGAACTCGCTGATCCGCAGCAGCTACAAGGATCGGGCCCACTTGCAGAACCTCTACAGCTATCTGTCGGGCAACAAGCTGGACTGTTTCGGTGTGGCACTTGCCGTGGTAGCCGGCTGTCAACTGTTGGGTTACAAGGATGTGCGCTTGGCCATCTCCGAGGACCATGCCTGGGTGGTGTTTGGGCAGAAACGGGTGGAGACCATCGAGGTGACGTGGCACGGCAAGGGCAGCGAGGACAAGCGGGGCCAGGATATACGCCCTGGGATCGAGTCGGGCTCTTGGCTCTATCTCGGTGGCCTGGCGGTGGTCTGCGAGCGTGGCATGGAGGTGGCGGCCATCTGTGCCGCTCTCAACATCTCTCTGACAGCCAACAGCGATTGCGTGGAAGTGGCCGatctgcagcagcaattgCTGTGGCTCCTCTACGACCTGGGACATCTCAAGCGGTATCCCATGGCCTTGGGTACACTCGGCGAACTGGAGGAGATCCATCGGACGCATAGCAGCATCACCTGCGAGCAGCTCTACCGCGAGGCTATCGACTCGGCGCGGACGCACTACCGCAACCACCATGTCTATCCGTACACGTATCAGGGCAACTACTACAACCGTCTGCTCAAGTATCGCGACGCCTTCGCCGCCTGGGCCAATGCCGCCGATGTGATCCGCCTGTACACGTACCAGTGCCGCGACGACGAAGAGATCTACAAGGAGCTGCTGGACATTGCCAACGAGCTGATCCCCTATGTGATGAAAACGGAGAGCTCAGGCCATTCGGCACGCAGCATTCTGCGGGATGCTGAGGTCTTTGCCAATCTGCTGCGCTTTTACGATGGCATCTGCCAGTGGGAGGAGGACAGCCTGACTCCCATTCTGCACATTGGCTGGGCCAAGCCACTGGTCAATAATATAACCAAATTTGATTACGATATACGCTCTCAGGTGGTCATCAAGATGCCCGAGGATCTGGAGGCTGAGCAGGCACAAGCGGCCGCATTGGAGGCTAAGGAAGCGGCGGcagccgcggcagcagcagcggctgcggcaATGATGGCGGCCGGAGCAGAGGCTCTAGAAGGAAATAACAACACCTTGATGAAGAAGGACGAG AAGACAAAATCTTCAGAGCTGCCGACGACATTGGCTGATCTGACCGCCGCCTGTGGCGAGAAGATACTCAATCCGGACTTTCTGCTTCAGGGCGGGGGTCAGCCTTTTGCCgagcaaaagcagcagacATCATTGGGGGACACGGAGAACACAGAGCCccataacaacaacaacaatagcaatagcaataacaacaatcaCCATAATGCTGAGAAGGAGGCTACAAAAACTacaactgcagcaacagcaacaacaacaaccacagcatCAGTAACCACTAGCAATGGAGGCagtacaagcagcagcagcagtcactGCCACTCCGTTGCCATCCAGTTACCAGTTACTAGTGAGGCAAGCCATCATGCTggccaaacccaaacccaaatcCAAATTCAACAACCACAGCACAAAGAAGctaagccagagccagaagcgACTGCACCCGATGACTATGATCCCTTTGAGATAATGCTTAAACGTCCGGTGATTGCGCTGTACAGCCAAAAGATGAAGGGCCTCAAggatctgctgctggccgagAAGCTCAATACGCACGCCATATCGCTGCAGGTCACGGCCCAGTCGGTGGCCTCGCGGAAGGTGCGGGGCGTGGCCGAGAAGCAGTCGGCGGCGACCATATCTGCCACCATCACGGttgcatcatcatcgtcgtccaCAGAGGGTGGTGTCGGCggtggatctggatctggaggCAGTGGATCTGCAGGAGGGGCCTCTCTCGGGGCCTCATCGCCAGGCGGGGATTCAATAGCCGCCTCGCGGCCGAAGAGAACGCGTCGCGAGTAA